In the genome of Croceimicrobium hydrocarbonivorans, one region contains:
- a CDS encoding T9SS type B sorting domain-containing protein → MKHLKISLILFLTFIISPLSASHYLGGEIYWECTPNGQYIFTLTLYRDCTGSTILTNPKTIVGPVNIVCNYVASLSGDVSPQCPNTALDLNCADGDPGSIEKYVFRSGQVSLNGIPPATGWEFSWTGFARPFLENAGGNTGYYLRSKMFPYTDPNLGTLNTSTCYDNSPVFAQDANAVTCPNFLFEFNHLPADKDIDSLVFDWAMPKLGANQNIAFNNGYSPTAPFPDGSEDPNNGPNTLDRFSGEITTLANNPSDGWYASCVVIREYRCNQLIGEVYRDVPVYYLKDEDCPVNPSTPSAEIDTSVYPNVSRSGNIYRIRTYPKDTVQFRVVARDLDQFANGSFQQICMKAGGLQLNSNNYASQTGCNGAAPCATLTSFNSSGTYCSVIQNTVEFFWVPDCVHLNFGGCGTASNTYYFTVRMEDDGCAAPKVGLATIIVDVIAGDPTPPDLSCSDVQVDGSIKLSWKQPELDSVLEFNYYRIYGASSPGGPYTVIDSIPHFDTLTTTVPSQGNSSYFFMEMSTGPCDFISKPSDIISPMQLTLTPIPPNSPEYAQLNWTAHNGSGLNPLRGNIYQIWKEAPAGSGDWIKVDSTTSLDYIDTVSVCDMLVNYQIRVPDTVVDCYSGSSQDTGRFQDLTNVEDVDLVRVFVNEDNKAAVEFDSDSIKDIVEFYLIFNDPLNGWVIVDTIPADEPMPYVWDASMADTRFEQFKILSVDSCENASDDLAVSTFNTVYARNYLNKCEGYSRISWNAYKEFPNGVHEYRVWVQITEDDGTQLPPTIYFTASPTDTSFQQNELKKDYIYCYVIEARDTIADLSSTSNSVCVEAAVPQQSEQLYISKVTNDFSRNALDVSVYVDGDADVRSFQVQRAPQFYGPYQTIATMAKPQAPPYILSFQDFGVEPNQFNYYYRLTAIDSCGGYDTISNISTNLRLNVSAAEDVTNRLSWNTYIGWDGYVERYEIYRRPADGFNWKKVGENITVDGREDTTWIDYEIADLVEANPIEAGAYCYYIKAIEGGNPQGIVDNQGNPMSAFSNQACAQQNAKIYMATAFRPGSSIAENQTYGPSMRLNDVDNYHFYIMNRWGKKVFETNDPDDRWDGTYEGNQVPQGVYVSYLKFQTIGDQEVEERQSFTLIR, encoded by the coding sequence ATGAAACACCTGAAGATTAGCCTAATTTTATTTCTGACTTTTATAATAAGTCCGCTTTCCGCGTCTCATTATTTAGGGGGAGAAATATATTGGGAATGCACCCCTAATGGTCAGTATATATTCACTTTAACTTTGTATCGTGATTGTACAGGTTCTACTATTTTAACTAACCCAAAAACCATCGTTGGACCTGTAAATATTGTCTGTAATTATGTAGCCAGTTTATCCGGTGATGTATCTCCTCAATGTCCGAATACTGCACTGGATTTAAATTGTGCCGATGGAGATCCAGGTTCAATAGAAAAGTATGTTTTTCGTAGTGGTCAGGTATCTTTAAATGGAATACCGCCTGCTACAGGTTGGGAATTCAGCTGGACAGGCTTTGCTCGTCCATTTTTAGAAAATGCCGGGGGAAATACCGGTTATTACCTGCGCTCAAAAATGTTCCCTTATACCGATCCCAATTTAGGGACTTTGAATACCAGTACTTGTTACGATAACAGTCCGGTATTTGCTCAGGATGCCAATGCGGTAACTTGCCCTAACTTCTTGTTCGAGTTTAACCACCTTCCTGCGGATAAAGATATTGATAGCCTGGTATTTGATTGGGCCATGCCTAAATTGGGAGCAAATCAAAATATAGCATTTAATAATGGCTACAGTCCTACGGCACCTTTCCCTGATGGAAGTGAGGATCCTAACAATGGACCTAATACTTTAGATCGTTTTTCTGGAGAGATAACCACTTTAGCAAATAATCCTAGTGATGGCTGGTATGCCTCTTGTGTGGTAATACGCGAATACCGTTGTAATCAGCTGATTGGAGAGGTATATCGGGATGTGCCTGTTTATTATTTAAAGGATGAAGATTGTCCTGTAAACCCAAGTACCCCTTCTGCTGAAATTGATACATCGGTTTATCCCAATGTAAGTCGCAGTGGTAATATTTATCGAATTCGAACTTACCCCAAAGATACGGTTCAGTTTAGGGTAGTAGCCCGAGATTTAGATCAGTTTGCCAATGGTTCTTTCCAGCAGATTTGTATGAAAGCAGGAGGACTGCAATTGAACAGTAATAATTATGCTTCCCAAACGGGCTGTAATGGTGCAGCACCCTGTGCAACCTTAACCTCATTTAATAGCTCCGGAACCTATTGCAGCGTTATTCAAAATACGGTGGAGTTTTTCTGGGTACCTGATTGTGTGCACTTAAACTTTGGAGGCTGCGGTACCGCTTCGAATACCTATTACTTCACCGTACGAATGGAGGATGATGGTTGTGCTGCTCCTAAAGTTGGTTTGGCGACGATCATTGTTGATGTAATCGCGGGTGATCCCACGCCGCCGGATTTAAGTTGCTCCGATGTGCAAGTGGATGGTTCCATAAAACTTAGTTGGAAGCAACCGGAATTGGATAGTGTACTCGAGTTTAATTACTATCGTATCTATGGTGCATCATCACCTGGCGGACCCTATACGGTGATAGATAGCATTCCCCATTTTGATACTCTTACTACCACTGTTCCCTCCCAGGGAAATAGCAGTTACTTCTTTATGGAGATGAGTACCGGTCCATGTGATTTTATCTCGAAACCTAGCGATATCATCAGTCCAATGCAATTAACGCTTACTCCTATTCCACCGAATAGCCCGGAGTATGCCCAATTGAATTGGACCGCACATAATGGCTCGGGTCTAAACCCCTTACGCGGAAATATCTATCAAATTTGGAAAGAAGCACCCGCCGGCAGTGGGGATTGGATTAAAGTAGATTCGACAACCAGTCTCGATTACATTGATACCGTTAGTGTATGTGATATGCTGGTGAACTATCAAATTAGAGTTCCCGATACCGTTGTAGATTGCTATTCCGGCTCTAGCCAGGATACCGGTCGATTCCAGGATTTAACCAATGTGGAAGATGTGGATTTGGTTCGGGTCTTTGTGAATGAGGATAATAAGGCAGCAGTTGAATTTGATTCGGATTCCATTAAAGATATTGTTGAATTCTACTTAATCTTTAATGATCCATTAAATGGTTGGGTAATCGTAGATACCATTCCTGCCGATGAGCCAATGCCCTATGTTTGGGATGCCTCTATGGCGGATACCCGCTTTGAGCAATTTAAAATCCTATCGGTAGATAGCTGTGAAAATGCCAGCGATGATTTGGCGGTGAGCACTTTCAATACGGTATATGCACGCAATTATCTGAATAAATGTGAGGGTTATTCTCGTATTAGCTGGAATGCCTACAAAGAGTTCCCTAATGGAGTACATGAATACCGCGTATGGGTGCAAATTACCGAGGATGATGGTACCCAATTGCCACCTACAATCTATTTCACTGCCAGTCCAACGGATACCAGCTTCCAACAAAATGAATTGAAGAAGGATTATATCTATTGTTATGTGATTGAAGCCAGAGATACAATTGCAGATCTGAGCTCCACCTCAAATTCGGTTTGTGTAGAAGCGGCTGTACCTCAGCAGTCAGAGCAATTGTATATCTCTAAAGTAACGAATGACTTCAGCCGCAATGCCTTAGATGTGAGCGTTTATGTTGATGGAGATGCGGATGTTCGCAGCTTCCAGGTACAAAGAGCACCTCAGTTCTATGGTCCTTATCAAACCATTGCTACCATGGCTAAGCCACAAGCACCACCTTATATTCTGTCCTTTCAGGATTTTGGAGTTGAGCCCAATCAGTTCAATTATTACTACCGTTTAACAGCTATAGATAGCTGTGGTGGTTACGATACCATTAGTAATATCTCCACTAACCTTAGATTGAATGTAAGTGCTGCGGAGGATGTAACGAATCGCCTAAGCTGGAATACCTATATCGGCTGGGATGGTTATGTGGAACGCTATGAGATCTACCGCAGACCCGCAGATGGCTTTAATTGGAAGAAAGTGGGTGAGAACATTACGGTTGATGGCCGTGAAGACACCACTTGGATTGACTATGAGATTGCTGATTTGGTAGAAGCCAATCCAATTGAAGCAGGAGCCTATTGCTATTATATTAAAGCCATTGAAGGTGGAAACCCTCAGGGGATAGTAGATAATCAAGGTAACCCGATGAGTGCATTTTCCAACCAGGCCTGTGCACAGCAAAATGCCAAAATATATATGGCAACAGCTTTCCGTCCGGGTAGTAGTATTGCCGAAAATCAAACTTATGGTCCATCGATGCGCCTAAATGATGTGGATAACTATCACTTCTACATTATGAATCGTTGGGGAAAGAAAGTTTTTGAAACCAATGATCCTGATGATCGCTGGGATGGAACCTATGAAGGCAACCAGGTTCCTCAAGGGGTTTATGTGAGCTATTTAAAGTTCCAAACCATAGGTGATCAGGAAGTTGAGGAACGTCAGTCTTTTACCCTTATCCGCTAG